In Phyllostomus discolor isolate MPI-MPIP mPhyDis1 chromosome 2, mPhyDis1.pri.v3, whole genome shotgun sequence, the following are encoded in one genomic region:
- the CARD10 gene encoding caspase recruitment domain-containing protein 10 isoform X4, whose amino-acid sequence MWGGPGSPGSGGGDGGGAGGAGDTAPLRRRSRRPSAEPGARAGCGARDPEDAAMPAGAEVREAEEEAGAGSGSEAEEDALWERIEGVRHRLTRTLNPAKLTPYLRQCRVIDEQDEEEVLSTYRFPCRINRTGRLMDILRCRGKRGYEAFLEALEFYYPEHFTLLTGQEPAQRCSMILDEEGPEGLTQFLMTEVRRLREARKSQLQREQQLQARGRLLEEERARLEQRLREQQQAQERCQRLREDWEVGSLELLRLKDENYMIAMRLAQLSEEKNSAILRSRDLQLAVDQLKLKVSQLEEECALLRRARGPLPGAEEKEREPDSADLVSELRAENQRLTASLQELQEGRQQEVSQPGAPGSERILLDILEHDWREAQDSRQELCQKLHAVQGELQWAEELRDKYLQEMEDLRLKHRTLQKDCDLYKHRMATVLAQLEEIEKERDQAIQSRDRIQLQYSQSLIEKDQYRKQVRGLEAERDELVTTLTSLQGTKTLLEAQLQRAQGGPCLKACPSSHSLCSNLSSTWSLSEFPSLLGGPEAAGEAAVTGAPEPHTLEEATDSEKEINRLSILPFPPSAGSILRRQREEDPALAKRSFSSMSDITDSVTLKPWSPGLSSSSSSDSVWPLGKPDGLQSRPGGGLDFFSRSLAIHVSGRSPPGGPESQDRGPDGLPFPGDSLSGAVVRRVLSGPGSARVEPREPRAEAAGLEGAGLEGEAQQRTLLWNPVSTLPFLLDSKACQSFHEALDAWVKGMGAEPFYIRANFPLPERADPHALCVKAREILRLVDPVYKRRQEWFCTRVDPLTLRDLDRGTVPNYQRAQQLLEVQEKCLSASRHRGSRSNLKKRALDQLRLVKPKHAGPAAGDPPEQLLLEPCSEPEWSPRPYSLVRPLLVPSLRPVVLLPECLASRLIRNLLDLPNSRLDFQVCPAESLSGEEQGAPSAPGAPKARPATPGLGSRIRAIQESVGKKHCLLELGTRGVRELAQNEIYPIVIHVEVTEKNVREVRSLLGRPGWRDSELLRQCRSSEQALWGLPCSWVQVPAHEWGHSEELAKVVRGRILQEQARLVWAECGSGRGCGSSEA is encoded by the exons ATGTGGGGAGGCCCGGGCAGTCCCGGCAGCGGCGGCGGGGACGGGGGCGGAGCCGGGGGAGCGGGGGACACCGCTCCCCTGCGCCGGCGGAGCCGCCGCCCGAGCGCAGAGCCGGGAGCCCGAGCCGGCTGCGGCGCGCGCG ACCCCGAGGACGCGGCCATGCCTGCAGGGGCCGAGGTGAGGGAGGCCGAGGAGGAGGCGGGGGCCGGCTCCGGGTCCGAGGCGGAGGAGGACGCGCTGTGGGAACGGATCGAGGGCGTCCGGCACCGGCTGACTCGCACCCTCAACCCCGCCAAACTGACGCCGTATCTGCGCCAGTGCCGGGTCATCGACGAGCAGGACGAGGAGGAGGTGCTGAGCACCTACCGCTTCCCGTGCCGCATCAACCGCACCG GGCGCCTGATGGACATCTTGCGCTGCCGAGGCAAGAGGGGCTACGAGGCCTTCCTGGAAGCGCTGGAGTTCTACTACCCCGAGCACTTCACGCTGCTCACCGGCCAGGAGCCCGCCCAGCGCTGCTCCATGATCCTCG ATGAGGAGGGGCCGGAGGGCCTGACCCAGTTCCTGATGACCGAGGTGCGGCGGCTGCGGGAGGCGCGCAAGAGCCAGCTGCAGcgggagcagcagctgcaggcccGGGGCCGGCTTCTGGAGGAGGAGCGGGCGCGGCTGGAGCAGCGGCTGCGGGAGCAGCAGCAGGCGCAGGAGCGCTGCCAGCGGCTGCGGGAGGACTGGGAGGTGGGCAGCCTGGAGCTGCTGCGGCTCAAGGATGAGAACTACATGATCGCCATGCGCCTGGCGCAGCTCAGCGAGGAGAAGAACTCTGCCATCCTGCGCAGCCGCGACCTGCAGCTGGCG GTGGACCAGCTGAAGCTCAAGGTGAGCCAGCTGGAGGAGGAGTGTGCACTGCTGCGCAGGGCCCGGGGGCCACTGCCCGGGGccgaggagaaggagagagagccagACAGCGCGGACCTGGTCTCCGAGCTGCGGGCTGAGAACCAGCGGTTGACGGCGTCCCTGCAGGAACTGCAGGAGGGCCGGCAGCAG GAGGTGAGCCAGCCGGGGGCCCCAGGCTCAGAGCGCATCCTCTTGGACATCCTGGAGCACGACTGGCGGGAGGCGCAGGACAGCAGGCAGGAGCTGTGCCAGAAGCTGCACGCCGTGCAGGGGGAGCTGCAGTGGGCCGAGGAGCTTCGGGACAAG TACCTGCAGGAGATGGAGGACCTGCGGCTGAAGCACCGCACGCTGCAGAAGGACTGCGACCTGTATAAGCACCGCATGGCCACCGTGCTGGCCCAGCTGGAGGAGATCGAGAAGGAGCGGGACCAG GCCATCCAGAGCCGGGACCGCATCCAGCTGCAGTACTCTCAGAGCCTCATCGAGAAGGACCAGTACCGCAAGCAGGTGCGGGGCCTGGAGGCCGAGCGGGACGAGCTGGTGACCACGCTCACCAGCCTGCAGGGCACCAAGACCCTGCTGGAGGCGCAGCTGCAGCGGGCTCAGGGCGGCCCCTGCCTCAAG gcctgcccctcctcccactccctgtgcTCCAACCTCAGCAGCACCTGGAGCCTGAGCGAGTTCCCTTCCCTGCTGGGAGGCCCAGAAGCAGCCGGGGAGGCCGCTGTCACGGGGGCACCTGAGCCCCACACCTTG GAGGAGGCCACAGACAGTGAGAAGGAGATCAACCGCCTGTCCATCCTGCCCTTCCCACCCAGCGCTGGCTCCATCCTCCGCCGGCAGCGGGAGGAGGACCCTGCCCTGGCTAAGAG gtcCTTCAGCAGCATGTCAGACATCACAG ACAGCGTAACGCTGAAGCCCTGGTCCCCCGGCCTCTCCTCGTCCTCGTCCTCCGACAGCGTGTGGCCTTTGGGCAAGCCGGACGGTCTCCAGTCCAGACCAGGTGGCGGCCTGGACTTTTTCAGCAG GTCTCTGGCTATCCACGTGTCTGGCCGGAGCCCCCCTGGGGGACCCGAATCCCAGGACAGAGGCCCAGATGGCCTGCCGTTTCCTGGGGACAGCTTGTCTGGGGCTGTGGTGCGCAGGGTGCTCTCTGGGCCCGGGTCTGCCAGGGTGGAACCGAGAGAG CCAAGGGCAGAGGCTGCTGGTCTGGAGGGGGCAGGTCTGGAAGGTGAAGCCCAGCAGAGAACCTTGCTCTGGAACCCGGTGTCCACACTCCCCTTCCTGCTGGACTCGAAGG CTTGCCAGTCCTTCCACGAGGCCCTAGACGCGTGGGTGAAGGGAATGGGCGCCGAGCCCTTCTACATTCGAGCCAACTTCCCCCTGCCCGAACGGGCGGACCCCCATGCCCTGTGCGTGAAAGCCCGAGAGATCctgcggctggtggaccccgTGTACAAGCGGCGGCAGGAGTGGTTCTGCACACGGGTCGACCCCCTCACGCTGCGGGACCTGGACCGGGGCACGGTGCCCAATTACCAGAG agcccagcagctTCTGGAAGTTCAGGAGAAGTGCCTGTCGGCCAGCCGGCACCGAGGGTCCCGCAGTAAC ctgAAGAAGCGAGCCCTGGATCAGCTGCGGCTGGTGAAGCCCAAGCATGCTGGGCCCGCCGCAGGGGACCCCCCggagcagctgctgctggagcCCTGCTCAG AGCCGGAGTGGAGCCCCAGGCCCTACAGCCTGGTGCGGCCGCTGCTGGTGCCCTCCCTGCGGCCCGTGGTGCTCTTGCCCGAGTGCCTGGCGTCCCGGCTCATCCGGAACCTGCTGGACCTGCCCAACTCCCGGCTGGACTTCCAGGTGTGCCCGGCAG AAAGTCTCTCTGGGGAGGAACAGGGCGCACCCTCAGCGCCCGGAGCCCCCAAGGCCCGGCctgccacccctgggctgggcagcaggaTCCGTGCCATCCAGGAGTCTGTCGGGAAG AAGCACTGCCTGTTGGAGCTGGGCACTCGGGGCGTGCGGGAGCTGGCCCAGAACGAGATCTACCCCATCGTCATCCACGTGGAGGTGACCGAGAAGAACGTTCGGGAAGTCAG GAGCCTGCTGGGCCGGCCGGGCTGGCGGGACTCGGAGCTGCTCCGGCAGTGCCGCAGCTCCGAGCAGGCGCTCTGGGGGCTGCCGTGCTCCTGGGTGCAGGTGCCCGCCCACGAGTGGGGCCACTCGGAGGAGCTGGCCAAGGTCGTGCGCGGCCGGATCCTGCAGGAGCAGGCCCGCCTCGTGTGGGCAGAGTGCGGCAGCGGCCGAGGCTGCGGCAGCAGCGAGGCCTGA